The following proteins are encoded in a genomic region of Ostrea edulis chromosome 7, xbOstEdul1.1, whole genome shotgun sequence:
- the LOC125656488 gene encoding uncharacterized protein K02A2.6-like: protein MLVLRGSRILVPKSLKENVLKLAHEGHPGIVVMKRNLWTKLWWPGIDREAEKFCRSCNSCQLVSSPEKSEPMKSTDIPSSPWEHISADLMCLPTGDNLFVVVDYYSRYFEVDVMRSTTTDRIVRSLRKMVLTHGLPVSRTTDNGPQFRSSDFKDYLESEVIMHRKTTPLWPQANGEVERQNRTLLKRMRIAFAEKRNSISDTSVEEDVEITDRDGQNKGKGKLYADARRQAKESDIGIGDKVLVKQDKQDKLTPNFYDEPYKVIEKSGNAITVTDGRNAKYKRTITHVKQYNDADGKNKDCTSEIPEDCVPPQSDDTNLEDSNDTPVPSTSRPKREARLPARFKDSVMSD from the exons ATGTTAGTTCTGCGAGGATCTCGGATTCTTGTTCCTAAAAGTCTGAAAGAGAATGTCCTTAAACTAGCTCATGAGGGACATCCAGGAATAGTCGTTATGAAGAGGAACCTATGGACCAAATTATGGTGGCCTGGAATTGACCGGGAAGCTGAAAAGTTCTGCAGGTCATGTAATTCATGTCAACTCGTAAGTTCTCCAGAGAAATCAGAACCGATGAAATCAACCGACATACCATCGTCTCCATGGGAGCACATTTCTGCAGATCTTATGTGCTTACCTACAGGAGACAacttgtttgttgttgttgactaCTACAGTCGGTATTTTGAAGTTGATGTCATGAGGTCTACAACTACTGATAGAATTGTACGGAGTTTGAGGAAAATGGTTCTTACACATGGATTGCCAGTGAGCAGAACTACAGACAACGGACCTCAGTTTAGGAGTTCTGACTTTAAGGATTACTTAGAAAGTGAGGTAATCATGCATAGGAAGACCACACCCCTTTGGCCCCAAGCGAATGGAGAGGTAGAGAGGCAGAATCGAACACTTCTCAAACGAATGAGGATTGCATTTGCAGAAAAACGGAACT CTATTTCCGACACCAGTGTTGAGGAGGATGTTGAGATCACAGATCGTGACGGTCAAAACAAAGGGAAGGGGAAGCTGTACGCAGATGCGAGACGTCAGGCTAAAGAATCGGACATTGGAATCGGAGACAAAGTACTGGTGAAACAAGACAAGCAGGATAAACTTACACCGAACTTCTATGATGAACCATACAAAGTCATCGAGAAATCTGGAAACGCTATAACTGTGACTGATGGGAGAAACGCCAAATACAAAAGGACCATTACTCATGTTAAACAGTATAATGATGCTGATGGGAAAAACAAAGATTGCACGAGTGAGATTCCAGAGGATTGCGTACCACCTCAGTCAGACGATACAAACCTGGAAGACTCTAATGATACACCTGTACCTTCTACTAGCAGGCCGAAGCGAGAGGCAAGACTCCCCGCCAGATTCAAAGACTCTGTGATGAGTGACTGA
- the LOC125656487 gene encoding fibroleukin-like, with protein MVDENDIEYYIEYTYFAIDEETDKYRMHISNVGAVGNASDTFSGNCATYCHDNMKFTTYDMDNDEKSSASCAVKYRSAWWYQNCFYLNLNGDYTERTLMWWKSGRKILSKAQMLLRK; from the exons ATGGTGGACGAGAATGACATCGAGTATTATATCGAATACACATACTTCGCTATTGACGAAGAGACGGACAAATACCGGATGCATATAAGTAACGTTGGAGCTGTTGGAAATGCAT CGGACACCTTTTCGGGTAACTGCGCCACCTATTGCCATGACAACATGAAGTTTACCACATACGACATGGATAACGACGAGAAATCCAGTGCGTCGTGTGCAGTGAAATACAGAAGTGCTTGGTGGTATCAAAATTGCTTCTATCTCAACCTCAACGGCGACTACACGGAGAGAACCCTGATGTGGTGGAAATCTGGACGGAAAATCCTCAGTAAGGCTCAAATGCTGCTACGGAAGTAA